A region from the Hippoglossus hippoglossus isolate fHipHip1 chromosome 18, fHipHip1.pri, whole genome shotgun sequence genome encodes:
- the b3gat3 gene encoding galactosylgalactosylxylosylprotein 3-beta-glucuronosyltransferase 3, protein MATRMKLKLKTVFVLYFMVSLLGLVYALMQLGQRCDCTEHDLPKDRTISRLRGELHRLQEQMRKSEATKQPNKQEVKPSLPTIFVITPTYARLVQKAELTRLSQTFLHVPQIHWIVVEDSPHKTPLVTDLLVKSGLSFTHLHMPTAKDRKLQEGDPSWLKPRGVEQRNEGLRWLREDRRAQPGGENQQGVVYFADDDNTYSLQIFEEMRSTQRVSVWPVGLVGGMKYERPVIEGGKVIRFHTGWRPSRPFPMDMAGFAVSLKLVLANPEACFDGEAPMGFLESSFLQGLVTMDELEPKADNCSKVLVWHTRTEKPKMKREDALQAQGLGSDPAVEV, encoded by the exons atggcaacaaggatgaagctgaagctgaagaCGGTGTTCGTGCTCTACTTCATGGTCTCCCTCCTGGGCCTCGTCTATGCACTGATGCAGCTGG GTCAACGCTGCGACTGCACAGAGCATGACCTGCCCAAAGACCGTACCATATCTCGGCTGCGGGGGGAGCTGCACCGTCTTCAGGAGCAGATGAGGAAGTCTGAGGCGACCAAACAGCccaacaaacaggaagtcaagCCCTCTCTGCCAACCATCTTTGTCATCACCCCAACATACGCAAG GCTGGTGCAGAAAGCTGAGCTTACTCGTTTGTCCCAGACGTTCCTCCACGTTCCTCAAATCCACTGGATTGTGGTAGAAGACTCTCCTCATAAGACACCGCTGGTGACAGACCTCCTGGTGAAGAGCGGCCTGTCCttcacacacttgcacatgcCCACTGCCAAGGACCGCAAACTCCAGGAG GGTGATCCCAGCTGGCTGAAGCCCCGTGGAGTCGAGCAGAGGAATGAGGGTCTACGGTGGCTCAGAGAGGACAGAAGGGCTCAGCCAGGTGGAGAAAACCAGCAGGGAGTGGTTTACTTCGCGGATGACGACAACACATACAGCCTGCAGATATTTGAAGAG ATGAGAAGTACCCAGCGAGTATCTGTGTGGCCTGTGGGGCTGGTCGGAGGGATGAAATATGAGAGGCCAGTGATTGAAGGAGGAAAA GTGATTCGCTTCCACACCGGCTGGCGTCCTAGTCGCCCCTTCCCCATGGACATGGCCGGATTCGCTGTGTCCCTCAAACTGGTCCTGGCCAATCCAGAGGCTTGTTTCGATGGAGAGGCGCCAATGGGCTTCCTTGAAAGCAGCTTTCTTCAGGGATTGGTTACCATGGATGAACTGGAGCCCAAAGCGGACAACTGCTCGAAG GTGCTGGTGTGGCACACGCGGACAGAGAAACcgaagatgaagagagaggatGCTCTGCAGGCTCAGGGACTGGGTTCAGACCCTGCTGTGGAGGtctga